The window AGGAGATATTTTATCTTCTTTATTGTTTCAATATCTTTTGAGGTATATCGTCTGTTGGAGTGTTCTTTTCTACGAGGATGTAACTGTGGGAATTGTGTTTCCCAAAATCGCAGGACATGAGGTCTAAGACCTGTTATATTGCATACCTCACCCATTGTGTAATAATACTTTGTTTTTGATTTTATCTCTCTAATCATTTTTTCC is drawn from Candidatus Cloacimonadota bacterium and contains these coding sequences:
- a CDS encoding MerR family transcriptional regulator, with translation MIREIKSKTKYYYTMGEVCNITGLRPHVLRFWETQFPQLHPRRKEHSNRRYTSKDIETIKKIKYLLYVKGFKIEGAKKRLKGFTDFAEIEKQEPHQLDEERKKILKDVQKQLREIKKLTEKLKGK